The genomic interval CACGCGGTGACCGGTGTCATCCACGTCGCCGGCTACAAGTACGCCGGGGTCTCGGTTCAGCGGCCGCTGCACACCTACGCCCAGAACGTCGAGGGCACGCGCGTCGTGCTCGAGGCCATGGCGGCGGCGGATGTCGCGAGCATCGTGTTCTCGTCGAGCGCGGCCGTGTACGGCACGCCGGATGTCGAGCTCGTCACCGAGGACCTGCCCAAGCGCCCGGCATCCCCGTACGGCGAGTCGAAGCTCATCGGCGAGTGGCTGCTGCGCGATCAGGCGACCGCGACGTCCGATGGGCCGCATCCGCTGCGTCACACCTCGCTGCGGTACTTCAACGTGGTCGGCTCGACGGATGTCGAGGTCTACGACACGAGCCCGCACAACCTGTTCCCGCTGGTGTTCGAGGCGCTGATCGAGGGTCGCACCCCGCGCATCTACGGCGACGACTACAACACCCCCGACGGCACGAACGTCCGCGACTACGTGCACGTGGGCGACATCGCGGCAGCGCACGTCGTCGCGGCGCAGCGGCTCGAAGCCGGCGAGCCCGTCGAGCCCGCGTACAACCTCGGCTCGCGCAACGGACTGTCGGTGCGCGAGATCATGGACGCGATGGCCCGGGTGACCGGCATCGACTTCACGCCCGAGATCGCGGCGCGCCGCCCAGGCGACCCCGACCGAATCGTGGCGACCGGCGACCTCGCCGCCCGCGACCTCGACTGGGAGAACCGCTACTCGGTGGATGAGATGGTGCGCACCGGGTGGCAAGCCCGCCAGGCCGCCGGCTGACGCGGGTCGTCGGCTGACGGCATCCGCTCGTTTCTGGCCCCAGCTCTCGCGAGATCACATGCTCGCGGCGAGCGCACATCGCGTGGACACCGACGACGTGTCACCTCGTCGAGATCATGTGCTCTGGACGAGAGCGGTGAGCGTCAGTGCTGAGCGGGCAATGCGGCCGCGCTGGAGCGCGTGACGAGGGTCGTCGGGACCGTCTCCACCCGACGGCTGCCATCCTCGATCCCCCCGACCAGGGCTGCGACGGCGCGCTCACCCAGGACGTCGAAGTCCTGCCGGACGGTGGTGAGCGGCGGGCGGTAGTCGGCGG from Microbacterium pumilum carries:
- the galE gene encoding UDP-glucose 4-epimerase GalE, with the translated sequence MSWLVTGGAGYIGAHVVRALSAAGLSPIVLDDLSSGHRGFVPDGVPFVEGTILDRALVEGTLREHAVTGVIHVAGYKYAGVSVQRPLHTYAQNVEGTRVVLEAMAAADVASIVFSSSAAVYGTPDVELVTEDLPKRPASPYGESKLIGEWLLRDQATATSDGPHPLRHTSLRYFNVVGSTDVEVYDTSPHNLFPLVFEALIEGRTPRIYGDDYNTPDGTNVRDYVHVGDIAAAHVVAAQRLEAGEPVEPAYNLGSRNGLSVREIMDAMARVTGIDFTPEIAARRPGDPDRIVATGDLAARDLDWENRYSVDEMVRTGWQARQAAG